From one Sardina pilchardus chromosome 6, fSarPil1.1, whole genome shotgun sequence genomic stretch:
- the gsdmeb gene encoding gasdermin Eb: MFAKATTNLLCEVDPEGALVAVHRLNDSDKLAPLALVIKRHRFWFWQRCKYLPTGFCLNDLLEPGSTPIQPVVEEKDFLKYSGTFGEAVSGTVQAEVGSVGGANMALEGKRSSKLQSSFGTLRKQELDVNALLQDSKDKRLDLEHDLMEQVREKRRRVIGLVRERVFTTQECSVCEEVDDMTTCSGLIGLFTPTRIKVSVKHSGNLESDSNVSLTIPANTTLAYSLIELEIKAKGRYELCLLQDLEGGFESDSVDTVHTVHKRDLLTVSSAPNHTHTSSLLTALEQESRQLSPLAGEPAGTRTLLLQGLSELMRDRAALDNLEQALEKRCDEVTPDLPSLEKAPSTQAQVTSVLRLLPPDAPRPLVSATHLLVSALDEMSDEGLTALSSCCTPPVLQALQQLVLSLASEGACSPVGPALAEEAVFPQVQLLFAASGVTLHREAGTVKVEGGALTGRLPLVMGIAVTGLAALVENK; this comes from the exons ATGTTTGCGAAGGCGACGACTAACCTGCTGTGTGAGGTGGACCCAGAGGGCGCGCTGGTGGCGGTGCATCGCCTCAACGACTCGGACAAGCTGGCGCCCCTCGCCCTCGTCATCAAGCGCCATCGCTTCTGGTTCTGGCAGCGCTGCAAGTACCTGCCCACCGGGTTCTGCCTCAACGACCTGCTAGAACCCGGGAGTACGCCCATccagccag tggtggaggagaaggactTCCTGAAGTACTCGGGGACGTTCGGCGAGGCGGTGAGCGGCACGGTGCAGGCGGAGGTGGGCAGTGTGGGCGGGGCCAATATGGCGCTGGAGGGCAAGAGGTCGTCCAAGCTGCAGTCCAGCTTCGGAACGCTGCGCAAACAGGAACTGGACGTCAACGCACTGCTCCAAGACTCCAAAGACAa gaggctgGACCTAGAGCATGATCTGATGGAGCAGGTGCGTGAGAAGCGGCGGCGTGTGATTGGTCTGGTCAGGGAGCGCGTCTTCACCACGCAGGAGTGTTccgtgtgtgaggaggtggacGACATGACCACCTGCAGCGGCCTGATCGGGCTCTTCACACCTACCAggatcaag gtgtcgGTGAAGCACAGTGGAAATCTGGAGTCTGACAGCAATGTGTCCCTCACCATCCCAGCCAACACCACCCTGGCCTACAGCCTGATAGAGCTGGAGATTAAGGCTAAAGGAAGatacg agttgtGTCTGCTGCAGGACCTAGAGGGCGGCTTTGAGTCCGACTCGGTGGACACGGTACACACCGTACACAAGAGGGACCTGCTGACCGTCTCCTCcgcccccaaccacacacacacatcatccctGCTGACcg ctctaGAGCAGGAGAGCAGGCAGCTGTCTCCTCTGGCCGGTGAGCCGGCAGGCACTAGGACCCTGCTGCTGCAGGGGCTCTCTGAGCTGATGAGGGACCGGGCAGCACTGGACAATCTGGAGCAAgcg TTGGAGAAGCGGTGTGACGAGGTGACCCCTGACCTTCCCTCGCTGGAAAAGGCTCCGTCCACTCAGGCCCAGGTGACCTCTGTCCTGCGGCTGCTGCCGCCCGACGCCCCTCGACCCCTCGTCTCCGCCACACACCTGCTAGTCAGCGCGCTGGACG AAATGTCCGATGAGGGTCtgactgctctctcctcctgctgtaCCCCTCCTGTCCTGCAGGCTTTACAGcaactg gTGCTGAGCTTGGCGTCCGAGGGGGCGTGTTCTCCAGTAGGCCCCGCCCTGGCTGAGGAGGCGGTCTTCCCGCAGGTGCAGCTCCTATTCGCTGCCTCAGGTGTCACTCTGCACAGAGAGGCGGGGACTGTGAAGGTGGAGGGCGGGGCCTTGACAGGACGCCTCCCACTGGTCATGGGCATCGCCGTCACCGGATTGGCTGCTTTGGTGGAGAACAAGTGA